A genomic segment from Coccinella septempunctata chromosome 3, icCocSept1.1, whole genome shotgun sequence encodes:
- the LOC123308936 gene encoding proton-coupled amino acid transporter-like protein CG1139 yields the protein MVEKKIDRFPSTFTIDNFSSTTTLTPNDIKIPIGRKETINEKQYDPYEHRTLEHPNTFSGALIHILKSSMGTGILAIPMAFKYAGLVTGFIGTMLVGLLCTHTIHILVVASQKMCIAEKRPSMGFSETAHAVFKYGPKPLRPLAIFARLFVDIGLILTYFFGNAVYVVFIGDSLSQIMSHYCPELKLGSKTFMLALMVFLLFACQIRPLKFLVPFSAIANISMMVCFGITFYYMIDRISDPEGEVGKAALSKGISGLPKFMVTVIFAMEGIGTILPVENSMVKSNFIGCPGVLNTAMVIIVFLFGSVGFFGYYVFGEDTKASVTYNLNDDDLAMVAIGCISLAVSLTFMLQFYVPMEISWRYVHPHIPTKYHNMVQIVWRLIAVIFITLIAIVVPDLGTIIDLVGALFLATLGLFVPAVLDLVVNWEDGLGFCRWKLYKNVLVMLISIFATVSGTYFAIGSLLE from the exons ATGGtagagaaaaaaattgacagaTTTCCTTCGACGTTTACGATAGACAATTTCAGCTCAAC CACTACATTGACACCAAATGACATCAAAATACCGATTGGAAGAAAGGAGACAATTAACGAAAAACAATATGACCCTTATGAACACAGGACATTGGAGCATCCAAACAC CTTTTCTGGTGCTCTTATACATATCCTCAAAAGTTCTATGGGAACTGGTATACTGGCAATTCCTATGGCATTCAAGTATGCTGGACTCGTAACTGGATTCATAGGAACCATGCTGGTTGGATTATTGTGTACTCATACTATTCACATATTG gttgTGGCATCTCAAAAGATGTGCATAGCCGAGAAGAGGCCTTCGATGGGATTCTCGGAAACGGCACACGCCGTATTCAAATATGGACCGAAACCCCTAAGGCCATTGGCAATTTTCGCAAG ATTGTTCGTTGACATAGGCCTGATTCTAacatatttcttcggaaatgCAGTTTATGTTGTGTTTATTGGAGATTCACTGTCACAG ATCATGAGCCATTACTGCCCTGAACTGAAACTCGGTTCTAAAACCTTCATGCTGGCCCTGATGGTATTCCTGCTCTTCGCCTGCCAAATACGACCCCTCAAATTCCTCGTACCCTTTTCTGCTATCGCCAACATATCGATGATGGTATGTTTCGGAATCACCTTCTACTACATGATAGATAGGATCAGCGACCCCGAAGGAGAAGTAGGCAAAGCAGCCCTGTCCAAGGGTATATCTGGACTGCCGAAGTTCATGGTGACTGTTATATTCGCGATGGAGGGTATTGGTACCATATTGCCCGTTGAGAACTCTATGGTCAAGTCGAACTTCATCGGGTGTCCGGGTGTGTTGAACACCGCAATGGTGATTATAGTGTTCCTGTTTGGATCCGTTGGGTTCTTCGGTTATTACGTCTTCGGGGAGGATACTAAAGCCAGTGTTACGTACAATCTAAATGACGATGA CTTGGCGATGGTTGCCATAGGATGCATAAGCCTCGCCGTATCCTTAACATTCATGCTGCAGTTCTACGTGCCCATGGAAATATCCTGGAGATACGTGCATCCTCACATCCCAACCAAGTATCACAACATGGTGCAGATCGTCTGGAGGCTGATCGCGGTGATCTTCATAACGCTAATCGCCATCGTAGTGCCAGACCTTGGCACCATCATTGATCTGGTGGGCGCGTTATTCTTGGCCACCCTTGGACTTTTCGTACCGGCCGTTCTGGACCTAGTGGTGAACTGGGAGGATGGACTGGGTTTTTGCCGGTGGAAATTGTACAAGAATGTGTTGGTGATGTTGATTTCTATCTTTGCCACAGTGTCCGGTACTTATTTCGCTATCGGCAGCTTGCTTGAGTGA
- the LOC123308937 gene encoding transcriptional coactivator YAP1-like: MASGQQETRVSTVGNTETDLQALFDSVLSPGTNHPQQVPWSKRKLPDSFFKPPTTGSKSVDHSRENSSDSGAFTSSGIFTTSPVSPLNSIPLQTVHHRAHSSPASLQQTQQFGEMHSCPQHNKQLSYDMVQKPNSTPLPYGWEEARTPEGQTYYLNHITKTTTWEDPRKAVNDRPTSHLNAPPKMTAELLGPLPEGWEQSVTPEGEIYFIDHINRTTTWCDPRIPAHLQTAAFGNTGATPWYNMSDSNVLHIKQQDLRLQLLHLEREKLKERREELRKQLLLKSGVNKVVTFPNLDHSRQKSSDSAVGESLKDWIPEEVDNSQLGVSPDYMNISSDVQPLDIPYIPDLGEDLQYSEDLMQTLQIERDY; this comes from the coding sequence ATGGCGTCGGGCCAACAGGAAACTCGCGTTTCTACCGTTGGTAACACTGAGACGGACCTTCAAGCCTTGTTCGACAGTGTGCTGTCACCCGGCACCAACCACCCCCAACAAGTGCCATGGAGCAAGAGGAAACTGCCGGATTCCTTCTTCAAACCGCCCACCACGGGTTCTAAGAGCGTCGATCACTCCCGGGAGAATTCTTCGGATTCCGGAGCCTTCACATCATCCGGTATATTCACAACTTCACCTGTGTCCCCTTTGAATTCCATACCGCTTCAGACTGTGCATCATAGAGCTCACAGTTCCCCGGCGTCCCTCCAACAGACTCAACAGTTCGGTGAGATGCACTCATGTCCACAGCACAACAAACAACTGTCCTACGATATGGTCCAAAAACCCAACTCCACACCCCTTCCTTACGGCTGGGAAGAGGCTAGAACCCCAGAGGGACAGACGTATTACCTCAATCACATCACTAAGACGACAACTTGGGAAGACCCAAGGAAAGCAGTGAACGACAGACCAACCAGTCATCTAAACGCCCCTCCCAAGATGACAGCGGAGCTTCTTGGTCCCTTACCAGAAGGCTGGGAACAATCAGTGACTCCTGAAGGTGAAATTTACTTCATCGACCACATCAACCGAACGACCACGTGGTGTGACCCTAGGATACCAGCCCATCTCCAAACAGCAGCTTTCGGAAACACAGGGGCTACACCCTGGTACAACATGTCGGATAGTAACGTTCTACACATCAAACAGCAAGACCTAAGGCTGCAACTGCTCCATTTGGAAAGGGAGAAGCTGAAGGAACGTAGAGAAGAACTGAGAAAACAGTTATTGCTCAAAAGTGGAGTGAACAAAGTTGTTACCTTCCCAAACCTCGACCATTCACGCCAAAAATCGTCAGATAGTGCTGTTGGTGAGTCCCTGAAAGACTGGATACCTGAAGAAGTCGACAACAGCCAGCTTGGTGTATCCCCCGACTACATGAACATATCAAGCGACGTCCAACCTCTAGATATCCCTTACATACCAGATCTAGGGGAGGATTTGCAGTATTCCGAGGACCTGATGCAGACGTTGCAAATCGAGAGAGACTATTGA